The following are from one region of the Geoalkalibacter subterraneus genome:
- a CDS encoding restriction endonuclease subunit S, with protein sequence MSWPKLKLESLAAKEPYSFVGGPFGSKLTTRDYVESGIPVIRGSNMNNGRYLDMTDFVFVTESKVREDLSSNLAKPGDLVFTQRGTLGQVAIIPSDGIADRYVVSQSQMKLTVDEDKADRLFLYYFFSSREATERIMSFVSSSGVPHINLTVLRNFEVPVPPPENQRNIARVLSTYDDLIENNRRRIQLLEQAARLLYKEWFVHLRFPGHEHTPIIDGVPEGWEKKPLSEIADITMGQSPKSIFYNKDGNGLPFHQGVTNFGVRFPSHETYCTVQSRIGEPGDILFSVRAPVGRINITPDKIVIGRGLAAIRSNCDLQNYLFYALKSHFFKEDMIGGGAIFAAITKKDLHGVELMQPTDRIAAMFMEHVLPIDLQIANLQQTIEKLAKARDLLLPKLMNGEVAV encoded by the coding sequence ATGAGCTGGCCGAAGCTAAAGCTTGAATCGCTGGCCGCCAAGGAGCCTTACTCTTTCGTGGGCGGTCCGTTCGGTTCAAAGCTCACGACAAGGGACTATGTTGAAAGTGGCATCCCAGTCATTCGTGGGTCAAACATGAACAATGGTCGGTACCTTGATATGACCGACTTTGTGTTCGTGACAGAATCAAAAGTTCGTGAAGACCTGTCAAGCAACTTGGCAAAACCGGGAGATCTTGTCTTTACGCAGCGAGGTACTCTTGGGCAAGTTGCTATCATTCCGAGTGATGGTATTGCCGACCGATATGTCGTATCACAGAGCCAGATGAAGCTCACAGTTGATGAAGACAAGGCTGATCGACTGTTTTTGTACTATTTCTTTTCGAGCCGTGAGGCAACGGAGCGCATTATGAGCTTTGTCTCCTCATCCGGTGTTCCGCATATTAACCTCACAGTATTGCGAAACTTTGAGGTGCCTGTTCCACCTCCTGAAAATCAGCGGAACATTGCTCGTGTTCTCTCCACCTACGACGACCTGATCGAGAACAACCGGCGGCGGATTCAGTTGCTGGAACAGGCGGCGCGGCTGCTCTACAAGGAATGGTTCGTCCACCTCCGCTTCCCCGGCCACGAACACACCCCAATCATCGACGGCGTGCCGGAGGGGTGGGAGAAGAAACCGTTAAGCGAGATTGCCGATATCACTATGGGGCAAAGCCCCAAGTCCATCTTTTACAACAAAGATGGCAACGGGCTGCCATTTCATCAAGGTGTAACCAATTTCGGAGTTCGCTTCCCCTCGCATGAGACATATTGCACAGTCCAAAGTCGTATCGGGGAACCCGGCGACATACTTTTCAGTGTAAGAGCACCTGTCGGACGCATAAACATAACGCCAGATAAAATTGTCATTGGTCGTGGGCTCGCGGCGATCAGGTCGAACTGTGATCTACAAAACTATCTTTTTTACGCGCTCAAGAGCCACTTTTTCAAAGAAGACATGATCGGCGGTGGTGCGATCTTCGCAGCGATCACGAAGAAAGACCTGCATGGTGTTGAGCTTATGCAGCCGACAGATCGGATAGCGGCGATGTTCATGGAGCATGTGCTCCCGATAGATCTTCAAATCGCGAATCTTCAGCAAACAATCGAGAAACTCGCCAAAGCCCGCGACCTCCTCCTGCCCAAACTGATGAACGGGGAGGTGGCGGTGTGA
- a CDS encoding N-6 DNA methylase — MAQLEHIEAIEKRLWSAADTLRANSNYASNEYFLPVMGLVFLRHAYSRYLAVKDAIEACLPTRGGKTRPLTKEDFSQKSAIFLQPKAQFDTLVALPDSADRAKAIIDAMESIEADYENLRGVLPKSEYQELDNAVLGQLLRTLNPEELKRVSGDVFGRIYEYFLTQFADQKAHDGGEFFTPVSLVSLIANVIEPAGGTVLDPACGSGGMFVQSARVVERRHENPTEKLTFYGLEKNATTIRLAKMNLAVHGLEGDIQKSITYYEDPHELLRKADFVMANPPFNVDEIDADKVKSDPRLPFGLPGVNKKGKVSNGNYVWISYFYSYLNEQGRAGFVMSSQASSAGRDEAKVRQKLVETGDVDVMVAIRSNFFYTRTVPCELWFLNRAKPEAHRDKVLMIDARNVYRIVTRKIFDFSPEQEQNLLAIVWLYRGETGRYLDLVAGYCQRMLAEGAACLDNAGAKNFSPLPDFIAALGTLRSAVEPFLKTLAKVAPDAVKGEHAGSPLRELDDAIPLFKADVEAFRKTVSEQQTAWGQQKTTNGELKKAVDRLATLAETSRDLVKQTDLLYKLACRLIESCENDCAARDSDAWAARDITRARKAADEARALAVEQLKQVRYFWKQAHWLTERFPEAKLRDVEGLVKLVDRAEIAANDWSLTPGRYVGVAPEEEDENFDFEEALHDIHVELEDLNAEAVRLAATIKKNFEELGV, encoded by the coding sequence ATGGCCCAGCTTGAACATATCGAAGCCATTGAAAAGCGGCTCTGGAGCGCGGCGGACACTCTGCGGGCCAACTCCAACTATGCCAGCAACGAGTATTTTTTGCCGGTCATGGGCCTGGTCTTCCTGCGCCATGCCTACAGCCGGTATCTCGCCGTCAAGGATGCCATCGAAGCGTGCCTGCCGACTCGCGGCGGCAAGACCCGGCCGCTGACCAAGGAAGATTTCTCGCAGAAGAGCGCCATCTTCCTGCAGCCCAAGGCCCAGTTCGACACCCTGGTGGCCCTGCCCGACAGTGCCGACCGCGCCAAGGCGATTATCGACGCCATGGAGTCCATCGAGGCCGACTACGAGAACCTGCGCGGCGTGCTGCCCAAGAGCGAATATCAGGAGCTCGACAACGCGGTGCTCGGCCAGCTGCTGCGTACCCTCAACCCCGAGGAGCTCAAACGGGTCTCCGGGGATGTGTTCGGCCGCATCTACGAATACTTCCTGACCCAGTTTGCCGACCAGAAGGCCCACGACGGCGGCGAGTTCTTCACCCCGGTGTCGCTGGTCTCGCTGATCGCCAACGTCATCGAACCGGCGGGCGGCACAGTGCTCGACCCGGCCTGCGGCTCGGGCGGCATGTTCGTGCAGAGCGCCCGGGTGGTCGAGCGGCGGCACGAGAACCCCACCGAGAAGCTCACCTTCTACGGCCTGGAAAAGAACGCCACCACCATCCGCCTGGCCAAGATGAACCTGGCGGTGCACGGCCTGGAAGGCGACATCCAGAAATCGATCACCTACTACGAAGACCCGCACGAGCTGCTGCGCAAGGCCGACTTCGTCATGGCCAATCCGCCCTTCAACGTGGATGAGATCGACGCCGACAAGGTCAAGAGCGACCCGCGCCTGCCCTTCGGCCTGCCCGGCGTCAACAAGAAGGGCAAGGTCAGCAACGGCAACTACGTCTGGATCAGCTATTTCTACAGCTACCTCAACGAACAGGGCCGGGCCGGATTCGTCATGTCGTCCCAGGCCTCCAGCGCCGGGCGGGATGAAGCCAAGGTGCGCCAGAAACTGGTGGAGACCGGCGATGTGGATGTCATGGTCGCCATCCGCTCCAACTTCTTTTACACCCGCACCGTCCCCTGCGAGCTCTGGTTCCTCAACCGCGCCAAGCCCGAAGCGCACCGCGACAAGGTGCTGATGATCGACGCCCGTAACGTCTATCGCATTGTGACGCGCAAGATTTTCGATTTTTCCCCCGAGCAGGAGCAGAACCTCCTGGCCATCGTCTGGCTCTACCGGGGCGAGACCGGGCGATATCTCGACCTGGTGGCGGGTTATTGCCAGCGCATGCTGGCCGAGGGCGCGGCCTGTCTCGACAATGCAGGGGCGAAAAATTTTTCGCCCCTACCGGATTTCATCGCTGCGCTGGGCACGCTGCGCAGCGCGGTCGAACCCTTCCTCAAAACCCTGGCCAAGGTCGCGCCAGACGCAGTAAAGGGCGAACACGCAGGTTCGCCCCTACGGGAACTGGATGACGCCATCCCGCTGTTCAAGGCGGATGTGGAGGCGTTCCGAAAGACCGTCAGCGAGCAGCAGACGGCCTGGGGACAACAGAAAACCACCAACGGTGAATTGAAAAAGGCCGTGGATCGCCTCGCCACCCTGGCCGAGACCAGCCGCGATCTGGTCAAGCAGACCGACCTGCTCTATAAGCTCGCCTGCCGCCTGATCGAAAGCTGCGAGAACGACTGCGCCGCCCGTGATAGCGACGCCTGGGCCGCTCGTGACATCACCCGCGCCCGTAAGGCCGCCGACGAAGCTCGCGCCCTGGCCGTGGAACAGCTCAAGCAGGTGCGCTACTTCTGGAAACAGGCCCACTGGCTCACCGAACGTTTCCCCGAGGCCAAATTGCGCGATGTGGAAGGTCTGGTCAAACTGGTGGACCGGGCCGAGATCGCGGCCAACGACTGGAGCCTCACCCCCGGCCGCTATGTCGGTGTCGCGCCCGAAGAAGAGGACGAGAACTTCGATTTCGAGGAGGCCCTGCACGATATCCATGTTGAGCTGGAGGACCTGAACGCCGAGGCGGTGCGGCTGGCCGCGACGATCAAGAAGAATTTTGAGGAGCTGGGGGTATGA
- a CDS encoding helix-turn-helix domain-containing protein produces the protein MDEQHSMAKLVRELRELTGLTQEKFAARLGVTFPTINRWENDRAKPSPLALEKIESLLCSLGDKGKALHKAYFGKEA, from the coding sequence TTGGACGAGCAACACAGCATGGCGAAGCTGGTCCGTGAGCTTCGGGAACTTACCGGTCTGACTCAGGAAAAGTTTGCGGCCAGGCTCGGGGTGACCTTTCCCACGATCAACCGCTGGGAGAACGACCGCGCCAAGCCGTCGCCGCTGGCGCTGGAGAAGATCGAGAGCTTGCTGTGCAGCCTGGGGGACAAGGGCAAGGCCCTGCATAAAGCGTATTTTGGGAAGGAAGCCTGA
- a CDS encoding DUF1847 domain-containing protein: protein MSLRENGEKTSLSCNRCSAAWEKNGTTFCWSDPEAKLKAPGYCPSDREATMIEKSFHAYTGNDEDARLARVAAVVEGLCYQSMPGSDAVNARWTRVEDTIALIKLMGWKKIGIATCIGLLEESNRLCDILNAQGLEPFSVCCKAGRIDKLELGLTEENKVRPGTFEPACNPIAQAKMLNQVGTDMNLIVGLCVGHDMLFSKYSEAPASTLVAKDRVTGHNPVAVLYGQSFYYKRLQKQPVMPEARGENVAQR, encoded by the coding sequence ATGTCGTTGAGGGAGAATGGGGAAAAGACTTCCTTGAGTTGCAACCGCTGCAGTGCCGCCTGGGAAAAGAACGGAACCACTTTTTGCTGGAGCGACCCTGAAGCAAAGCTCAAAGCACCCGGATATTGCCCGTCGGACAGGGAAGCGACAATGATTGAAAAATCCTTTCATGCCTACACTGGCAACGATGAGGATGCACGCCTGGCCCGTGTGGCGGCGGTGGTTGAAGGGCTGTGTTATCAATCAATGCCCGGTAGCGACGCAGTTAATGCTCGCTGGACACGGGTAGAGGATACCATCGCCCTGATCAAATTGATGGGCTGGAAAAAAATCGGCATCGCCACTTGTATCGGACTGCTTGAGGAAAGCAACCGCCTCTGCGATATTCTCAATGCTCAAGGGCTGGAACCTTTCTCTGTCTGCTGTAAAGCAGGGCGCATCGACAAGCTTGAGCTTGGCCTAACGGAAGAAAATAAGGTCCGTCCCGGCACTTTTGAGCCGGCCTGTAACCCCATCGCCCAGGCTAAAATGCTCAACCAGGTCGGCACCGACATGAACCTGATCGTCGGACTATGCGTCGGCCACGATATGCTGTTCAGTAAATATTCAGAAGCTCCGGCATCAACCCTGGTCGCCAAAGACCGGGTGACCGGGCACAATCCCGTCGCGGTCTTGTATGGTCAGAGCTTTTACTACAAAAGACTTCAGAAGCAACCTGTCATGCCGGAAGCAAGAGGAGAAAATGTGGCGCAACGTTAG
- a CDS encoding CoA-transferase subunit beta, whose amino-acid sequence MSRFASPDEYGLADLLCCAAAREVQDNEVVFAGTGLPMVAIMLAQKTHAPNLKLIFEAGTLDGRPPEIPTSVGDARCEMGASKASGLYDAFSIAQRGYVDLGFLGGAEVDQYGNVNTTCIGDYLSPELRLTGSGGNPDINSFAKRTVFVMVHERRRFVEKVSYITSPGWQVKQWPGGETVHRRELYGAAYRGGPSAIISTLGVFRFDEEDGHMYLDTFHPGTTPEKIQEQCQFELDTSRVQGETAVPTYEELQLIHDVLDPDEIFIPKAAK is encoded by the coding sequence ATGAGTCGCTTTGCATCCCCCGACGAGTATGGGCTGGCCGATCTGCTGTGTTGTGCTGCGGCCCGCGAAGTGCAGGATAATGAGGTCGTGTTTGCAGGCACCGGTCTGCCCATGGTGGCCATCATGCTCGCTCAGAAGACCCATGCTCCCAATCTGAAACTAATTTTCGAGGCGGGTACTCTGGACGGCCGCCCCCCTGAAATCCCTACCTCTGTTGGGGACGCCCGATGTGAAATGGGTGCTTCCAAGGCTTCGGGACTCTATGATGCCTTCAGTATCGCCCAGCGCGGCTATGTTGACCTGGGTTTTCTCGGCGGCGCCGAGGTCGACCAGTATGGCAACGTCAATACTACCTGCATTGGTGATTATCTATCCCCTGAACTGCGCCTGACGGGCAGCGGCGGAAACCCGGACATCAATTCCTTTGCCAAACGCACGGTCTTTGTCATGGTTCACGAAAGGCGCCGTTTCGTCGAAAAGGTCAGTTACATCACCAGTCCCGGATGGCAGGTGAAGCAGTGGCCGGGAGGTGAAACGGTCCATCGGCGTGAACTTTACGGTGCGGCCTACCGTGGTGGCCCTTCGGCCATCATCAGCACCCTCGGAGTTTTTCGGTTTGACGAGGAAGATGGGCACATGTATCTCGACACCTTTCACCCCGGAACCACTCCCGAAAAAATCCAGGAGCAGTGTCAGTTCGAGTTGGACACCTCCAGGGTGCAAGGGGAGACCGCTGTGCCGACTTACGAGGAACTGCAGTTGATCCACGACGTCCTCGATCCGGATGAAATATTTATTCCAAAGGCTGCAAAATAG